A portion of the Stella humosa genome contains these proteins:
- a CDS encoding type II toxin-antitoxin system VapB family antitoxin encodes MALFIRDAEVDALAEELRRLTKVKTKTEAVRQALLIQLERARRASPIGDRLARSKALADAMGPSDPTFDMKAYTDEMWGSD; translated from the coding sequence ATGGCTCTTTTCATTCGCGATGCCGAGGTGGATGCCCTCGCAGAGGAACTGCGAAGGCTTACCAAGGTGAAGACCAAAACCGAAGCCGTGCGGCAAGCCCTGTTGATCCAGTTGGAGCGAGCAAGACGGGCTAGCCCGATTGGAGACCGTCTGGCTCGTTCGAAGGCTCTGGCCGACGCGATGGGTCCAAGCGATCCGACCTTCGACATGAAAGCCTACACCGACGAGATGTGGGGATCGGACTGA
- a CDS encoding type II toxin-antitoxin system VapC family toxin, protein MFLDASAVVAVLGREAGCEGIEDSIAESEGPFFVSALVKFEASLALARMKASKAGKNARPSAELLLQAALAVDAFAEDLGAEEVAISPAIGKLALRASAAYGKAVGHVADLNFGDCFAYACAKALGVPLLYKGNDFSHTNLA, encoded by the coding sequence ATGTTCCTCGACGCGTCCGCTGTCGTCGCCGTTCTTGGCCGCGAAGCGGGCTGCGAAGGCATTGAAGATTCGATCGCGGAATCAGAGGGGCCATTCTTCGTTTCCGCTCTGGTGAAGTTTGAGGCCTCGCTGGCGCTCGCTCGGATGAAGGCCTCCAAGGCTGGCAAGAACGCCAGGCCGTCAGCAGAACTGCTGTTGCAGGCCGCCTTGGCGGTGGATGCGTTCGCAGAAGATCTGGGCGCCGAGGAAGTGGCGATCTCGCCGGCTATCGGCAAGTTGGCGCTGAGGGCAAGTGCTGCCTATGGAAAGGCAGTCGGACATGTGGCGGATCTGAATTTCGGTGATTGCTTCGCCTATGCGTGCGCCAAAGCGCTTGGCGTGCCGCTCCTCTACAAAGGCAACGACTTCTCTCACACTAACTTGGCTTAG
- the ugpQ gene encoding glycerophosphodiester phosphodiesterase — MVGQGFYRLPRVVGHRGAAASAPENTLAGLRRAHQLGVGWVEFDVKLSGDGVPIVMHDAVLERTTDGKGAVADTAYAAIRALDAGAWFGPEFAGERVPSFDEAIDLLLSHGMSANVEIKACPGRERETGAAVARRLADRWPADRPPLLLSSYAEASLEAAREVAPALPRGLLVRAVPEDWQARVERLGAVSLHCRQRDLDEATVAAVHRAGYPVLAYTVNEPERAAELFGWGVDCICSDRPEAILPLAG, encoded by the coding sequence ATAGTCGGCCAGGGCTTCTATCGTCTGCCGCGTGTCGTCGGGCACCGGGGCGCAGCCGCCTCGGCGCCCGAGAACACGCTGGCCGGCCTGCGCCGCGCCCACCAGTTGGGCGTCGGCTGGGTGGAGTTCGACGTGAAGCTGTCGGGCGACGGCGTGCCGATCGTGATGCACGACGCCGTGCTGGAGCGCACGACGGACGGCAAGGGGGCGGTGGCCGACACCGCCTACGCCGCCATCCGCGCGCTCGATGCCGGGGCCTGGTTCGGCCCGGAGTTCGCGGGCGAGCGTGTGCCCAGCTTCGACGAGGCGATCGACCTGCTGCTCAGCCACGGCATGTCGGCCAATGTCGAGATCAAGGCCTGCCCCGGCCGCGAGCGGGAGACCGGCGCCGCCGTCGCCCGCCGGCTGGCCGATCGCTGGCCGGCCGACCGGCCGCCGCTGCTGCTGTCGAGCTATGCCGAAGCCTCGCTGGAGGCCGCGCGCGAGGTGGCACCGGCCCTGCCGCGCGGCCTGCTGGTGCGGGCGGTGCCCGAGGACTGGCAGGCGCGCGTCGAGCGCCTGGGCGCCGTCAGCCTGCATTGCCGGCAACGCGACCTCGACGAGGCCACGGTGGCGGCGGTGCATCGGGCGGGCTATCCCGTGCTGGCCTATACCGTGAACGAGCCCGAGCGGGCGGCCGAGCTGTTCGGCTGGGGTGTCGACTGCATCTGCTCGGACCGGCCGGAGGCGATCCTGCCGCTGGCCGGCTGA
- the pnp gene encoding polyribonucleotide nucleotidyltransferase, with translation MFDIQRVELTWGGRKLVLETGKIARQADGAVMATYGETTVLCTVVGVKQARPGIDFFPLTVNYQEKTFAAGKIPGGFFKREGRPTEKETLVSRLIDRPIRPLFAKGFQNEVQVVCTVLSHDLENDPDVVAMVGASAALTLSGLPFFGPVAAARVGYVNGEYVLNPLTETLGASALDLVVAGTSEGVLMVESEAKELSEDIMLGAVTFGHKSFQPVIDAIIQLAEKAAKDPWPMPEPSPAIAPVKAKLAAFAGDFRDAYMERSKQQRHEKVAAAKAGALASLPEEDREIAKGIFKSMEADVVRGAILDTGIRIDGRDVRTVRPIVSEVGLLKRAHGSALFTRGETQALVVTTLGTGQDEQVIDALAGEYRENFMLHYNFPPYSVGEAGRMGSPGRREIGHGKLAWRAVRPLLPKKEAFPYTIRVVSEITESNGSSSMATVCGSSLSMMDAGVPLIRPVAGIAMGLIKEGDRHAVLSDILGDEDHLGDMDFKVAGTDRGVTALQMDIKITSITEEIMRVALAQAAAGRLHILAEMEKALTTAREGVSGNAPRITTISIPKEKIREVIGSGGKVIREICEVTGAKIDIEDDGTIKVAAVDADAAQKAIDWIRGIVAEPEMGVIYNGKVVKTVDFGAFVNFLGTRDGLVHISELAASRVGKVTDVVNVGDQVKVKVLGIDERGKVRLSMKVVDQATGADLQDAAKSEAGQ, from the coding sequence ATGTTCGACATTCAGCGCGTGGAGTTGACGTGGGGCGGGCGCAAGCTCGTGCTCGAGACGGGCAAGATCGCCCGCCAGGCCGATGGCGCCGTGATGGCGACCTACGGCGAGACCACCGTGCTCTGCACGGTCGTCGGCGTGAAGCAGGCGCGGCCCGGGATCGATTTCTTCCCGCTCACGGTCAATTATCAGGAGAAGACCTTCGCCGCGGGCAAGATCCCGGGCGGCTTCTTCAAGCGCGAGGGCCGGCCGACCGAGAAGGAGACTCTGGTCTCCCGCCTCATCGACCGTCCGATCCGGCCCCTGTTCGCCAAGGGCTTCCAGAACGAGGTCCAGGTCGTCTGCACCGTGCTGTCGCACGACCTGGAGAATGACCCCGACGTCGTCGCCATGGTCGGCGCCTCGGCGGCCCTCACGCTGTCCGGCCTGCCGTTCTTCGGCCCGGTGGCCGCGGCCCGCGTCGGCTACGTCAACGGCGAGTACGTGCTGAACCCGCTGACCGAGACGCTGGGCGCATCGGCCCTCGACCTCGTCGTCGCCGGCACCAGCGAAGGCGTCCTGATGGTGGAGTCCGAGGCCAAGGAGCTGTCGGAAGACATCATGCTGGGCGCGGTCACCTTCGGCCACAAGTCGTTCCAGCCGGTCATCGACGCCATCATCCAGCTCGCCGAGAAGGCCGCCAAGGATCCGTGGCCGATGCCCGAGCCGTCGCCGGCGATCGCGCCCGTGAAGGCCAAGCTGGCGGCGTTCGCCGGCGACTTCCGCGATGCCTACATGGAGCGCTCCAAGCAGCAGCGCCACGAGAAGGTCGCGGCCGCCAAGGCCGGCGCGCTGGCATCGCTGCCCGAGGAAGACCGCGAGATCGCCAAGGGCATCTTCAAGTCGATGGAGGCCGACGTCGTGCGCGGCGCCATCCTCGACACCGGCATCCGCATCGACGGCCGCGACGTGCGCACCGTGCGCCCGATCGTGTCCGAGGTCGGCCTGCTGAAGCGCGCCCATGGCAGCGCGCTCTTCACCCGCGGCGAGACCCAGGCCCTGGTGGTGACCACGCTCGGCACCGGCCAGGACGAGCAGGTGATCGACGCGCTGGCGGGCGAGTACCGCGAGAACTTCATGCTGCACTACAACTTCCCCCCCTACTCGGTGGGTGAAGCCGGCCGCATGGGCAGCCCCGGCCGTCGCGAGATCGGCCATGGCAAGCTGGCATGGCGCGCCGTGCGCCCGCTGCTGCCGAAGAAGGAAGCCTTCCCCTACACGATCCGCGTGGTCTCCGAGATCACGGAATCGAACGGCTCGTCCTCGATGGCCACGGTGTGCGGCTCGTCGCTGTCGATGATGGATGCGGGCGTGCCGCTGATCCGTCCGGTGGCAGGCATCGCCATGGGCCTGATCAAGGAAGGCGACCGCCACGCCGTGCTGTCCGACATCCTCGGCGACGAGGATCACCTGGGCGACATGGACTTCAAGGTGGCCGGCACCGACCGCGGCGTCACCGCCCTGCAGATGGACATCAAGATCACCTCGATCACCGAGGAGATCATGCGCGTGGCCCTGGCCCAGGCCGCCGCCGGCCGCCTGCACATCCTGGCCGAGATGGAAAAGGCGCTGACGACGGCGCGCGAGGGGGTGAGCGGCAACGCGCCGCGGATCACCACCATCAGCATCCCGAAGGAGAAGATCCGCGAAGTGATCGGCTCCGGCGGCAAGGTCATCCGCGAGATCTGCGAAGTGACCGGCGCCAAGATCGACATCGAGGATGACGGCACGATCAAGGTCGCCGCCGTCGACGCCGATGCCGCCCAGAAGGCCATCGACTGGATCCGCGGCATCGTCGCCGAGCCGGAGATGGGTGTCATCTACAACGGCAAGGTGGTGAAGACCGTCGATTTCGGCGCCTTCGTCAACTTCCTCGGCACCCGCGACGGCCTGGTCCACATCAGCGAGCTGGCCGCCAGCCGCGTGGGCAAGGTGACCGACGTCGTCAATGTCGGCGACCAGGTGAAGGTGAAGGTGCTGGGCATCGACGAGCGCGGCAAGGTGCGCCTGTCGATGAAGGTCGTCGACCAGGCCACCGGCGCCGACCTCCAGGACGCCGCCAAGTCCGAGGCCGGCCAATAG
- the rpsO gene encoding 30S ribosomal protein S15, giving the protein MSISPVRKQEVIAEYATKEGDSGSPEVQVAILSERIKNLTEHLGTHKKDFHSRRGLLMMVGQRRRLLDYLKSRDVKRYEGLIARLGLRR; this is encoded by the coding sequence ATGTCGATTTCGCCTGTGCGCAAGCAGGAAGTGATTGCCGAATACGCCACCAAGGAAGGCGACAGCGGCTCCCCGGAAGTTCAGGTCGCGATCCTGAGCGAACGGATCAAGAATCTGACCGAGCATCTCGGCACCCACAAGAAGGATTTCCACTCGCGCCGCGGCCTGCTGATGATGGTCGGCCAGCGTCGTCGCCTGCTCGACTATCTGAAGAGCCGGGACGTGAAGCGGTACGAGGGGCTGATCGCCCGGCTCGGTCTGCGCCGGTAA
- a CDS encoding DUF3501 family protein: protein MTTAKREITAGDILPAAEYAAIRREHRRHVAAIKRLRRIAVGPFTTWHFESYETMWHQVHEMLFIEKGGAEQVPDEIAAYNPLIPKGSELVATIMIEIDDPIRRARSLARLGGIERMAFLRVAGETVTGVPEDDQDRTNEQGKASAVQFIHFPFTPAQIAKFAAPGTEVMAGFGHPEYGHIAVMPEAIRAALSQDFAA, encoded by the coding sequence ATGACCACGGCCAAGCGAGAGATCACCGCCGGCGACATCCTGCCGGCGGCCGAATATGCCGCCATCCGCCGCGAGCACCGCCGCCACGTGGCCGCGATCAAGCGCCTGCGTCGCATCGCGGTCGGCCCCTTCACGACCTGGCACTTCGAGAGCTACGAGACGATGTGGCACCAGGTGCACGAGATGCTCTTCATCGAGAAGGGCGGGGCCGAGCAGGTGCCGGACGAGATCGCCGCCTACAACCCGCTGATCCCCAAGGGCAGCGAACTGGTGGCGACCATCATGATCGAGATCGACGACCCCATCCGCCGCGCCCGCAGCCTGGCGCGACTGGGCGGCATCGAGCGCATGGCCTTCCTGCGCGTTGCCGGCGAGACGGTGACCGGCGTGCCGGAGGACGACCAGGACCGCACCAACGAGCAGGGCAAGGCCTCGGCGGTGCAGTTCATCCACTTTCCCTTCACCCCCGCCCAGATCGCCAAGTTCGCCGCCCCCGGCACCGAGGTGATGGCGGGATTCGGCCACCCCGAATACGGCCACATCGCCGTCATGCCCGAGGCAATCCGCGCGGCGCTGTCGCAGGATTTCGCGGCCTAG
- a CDS encoding heterodisulfide reductase-related iron-sulfur binding cluster, with amino-acid sequence MREGSLEAPTRHPLDWQNPDFTDPEKLDAELRRVFDICHGCRRCFNLCDSFPRLFDLVDASPTGELDEVKSADFKPVVDACTLCDMCYMTKCPYVPPHEFNLDFPHLMLRYRMAERQAGTSGVGFAARQLTETDRNGKLAGIVAPIANWASKTDNTLTRPLLEKATGIDRAADLPKFHGRTFVSRAKGEVPAVNAEAPAFGRKAALYATCFVNYNNPDIGAAARAVLARNGVATEVVYPGCCGMPQLEQGDIARVADKARKVAAAMKPWIDQGHDIVALTPSCALMLKFEWPLILPGDADVRRLADATFDITEYVVDIARKEGIAPGMQALPGGVALHLACHARAQNMGAKGAEMLRLMPGAAVSVIERCSGHGGSWGVMKGNFETALKVGKPAARQAAKSGKQFLASECPLAGTHLKQGIERLEGDVPEIELVAHPILLMARAYGLA; translated from the coding sequence ATGCGCGAGGGCAGCCTGGAGGCGCCGACCCGCCATCCGCTGGACTGGCAGAACCCCGATTTCACCGATCCGGAAAAGCTCGATGCCGAGCTGCGCCGGGTCTTCGACATCTGCCACGGCTGTCGCCGCTGCTTCAATCTGTGCGACAGCTTTCCCCGCCTGTTCGACCTCGTCGACGCCTCGCCAACCGGCGAGCTGGACGAGGTGAAGAGCGCCGACTTCAAGCCGGTCGTGGATGCCTGCACGCTCTGCGACATGTGCTACATGACCAAGTGCCCCTACGTGCCGCCGCACGAGTTCAACCTCGATTTCCCGCACCTCATGCTGCGCTACCGCATGGCCGAGCGGCAGGCGGGCACCAGCGGCGTCGGCTTCGCCGCCCGCCAGCTCACCGAGACCGATCGCAACGGCAAGCTGGCCGGCATCGTCGCGCCGATCGCCAACTGGGCATCGAAGACCGACAACACGCTGACCCGGCCGCTGCTGGAGAAAGCGACCGGCATCGACCGCGCCGCCGACCTGCCGAAGTTCCATGGCCGCACCTTCGTCTCGCGGGCCAAAGGCGAGGTGCCGGCGGTCAACGCCGAGGCGCCGGCTTTCGGGCGCAAGGCCGCGCTCTACGCGACCTGCTTCGTGAACTACAACAATCCGGACATTGGCGCTGCTGCGCGCGCCGTGCTGGCCCGCAACGGCGTGGCGACCGAGGTGGTCTATCCCGGCTGCTGCGGCATGCCGCAACTGGAGCAGGGCGATATCGCCCGCGTTGCCGACAAGGCCCGCAAGGTGGCCGCCGCGATGAAGCCCTGGATCGACCAGGGCCATGACATCGTGGCGCTGACACCGTCCTGCGCGCTGATGCTGAAGTTCGAATGGCCGCTGATCCTGCCGGGCGACGCCGACGTGCGCCGGCTGGCCGACGCCACCTTCGACATCACGGAATATGTCGTCGACATCGCCCGCAAGGAGGGGATCGCTCCCGGTATGCAGGCCCTGCCGGGCGGTGTCGCCCTGCACCTCGCCTGCCATGCCCGCGCCCAGAACATGGGCGCCAAGGGGGCCGAGATGCTGCGCCTGATGCCGGGTGCGGCCGTGTCGGTGATCGAGCGCTGCTCGGGCCATGGCGGCTCGTGGGGCGTGATGAAGGGCAACTTCGAGACCGCGCTGAAGGTCGGCAAGCCCGCCGCCCGCCAGGCCGCCAAGTCCGGCAAGCAGTTCCTGGCCTCGGAATGCCCGCTGGCCGGGACCCACCTGAAGCAGGGGATCGAGCGGCTGGAGGGCGACGTGCCCGAGATCGAGCTGGTCGCCCACCCGATCCTGCTCATGGCCCGCGCCTACGGCCTCGCCTGA
- the irrA gene encoding iron response transcriptional regulator IrrA, translating to MSQVTHNRPFAAALERLRASELRPTRQRLALARLLFEGEDRHVTAEQVHAEAAHGGIRVSLATVYNTLHQFTRAGMMREVVVEAGRSYFDTNVSDHHHLFFEENGRLVDVPAAQIAIAGLPDLPEGVEVSRIDVILRASTKSK from the coding sequence ATGTCGCAAGTGACCCACAACCGCCCATTTGCGGCCGCCCTGGAGCGGCTTCGTGCCTCGGAGCTGCGGCCGACCCGCCAGCGCCTCGCGCTGGCGCGCCTGCTGTTCGAAGGCGAGGATCGGCACGTCACTGCCGAGCAGGTGCATGCCGAGGCGGCTCACGGCGGCATCCGCGTGTCGCTGGCGACCGTCTACAACACGCTCCATCAGTTCACGCGCGCCGGCATGATGCGCGAGGTCGTGGTCGAGGCCGGGCGTTCGTATTTCGACACCAACGTCTCCGACCACCATCATCTCTTCTTCGAGGAGAACGGGCGGCTGGTCGACGTGCCGGCGGCGCAGATCGCCATCGCCGGCCTGCCGGACCTGCCCGAGGGGGTCGAGGTCAGTCGGATCGACGTCATCCTGCGCGCCTCCACAAAGTCGAAATAA
- the truB gene encoding tRNA pseudouridine(55) synthase TruB gives MRRAEREAIHGWLVLDKPLGLTSTAAVGRVRRLTGAAKVGHGGTLDPLATGLLPIALGEATKTVGFAMTGAKTYRMRIAWGEERSTDDREGTVTRTSQVRPDAAAIAAALPAFIGQIMQVPPAFSAIKVAGQRSYDLARAHAAGEGEAPAPLAARLARIDAIRPLDPGASPDEAEFEVDCGKGVYMRSLARDLARALGTCGHVAALRRTRVGPFDLTQAISVGERKWLDGEIPLDKGGDLCDKAAIIAHLLPVATALDDIPALALTEAEAERLRHGGAVSPGSAEMIRRLATLGEGTVVAAFQGERLVALAEVGDGAIRPVRVMNL, from the coding sequence ATGAGGCGCGCTGAGCGCGAGGCGATCCACGGCTGGCTGGTTCTCGACAAGCCGCTGGGGCTCACCTCCACCGCCGCCGTCGGCCGCGTTCGCCGGCTGACGGGGGCCGCCAAGGTGGGCCATGGCGGCACGCTCGACCCGCTGGCGACCGGCCTGCTGCCGATCGCACTTGGCGAGGCGACCAAGACGGTCGGCTTCGCCATGACCGGCGCCAAGACCTATCGCATGCGCATCGCCTGGGGCGAGGAGCGCTCGACCGACGACCGCGAGGGCACCGTCACCCGCACCAGCCAGGTGCGCCCGGACGCCGCGGCCATCGCTGCGGCATTGCCCGCCTTCATCGGCCAGATCATGCAGGTGCCGCCGGCCTTCTCGGCCATCAAGGTTGCCGGCCAGCGCTCCTATGACCTGGCGCGCGCCCATGCCGCGGGCGAAGGCGAGGCGCCGGCGCCGCTGGCTGCCCGCCTGGCACGGATCGACGCCATCCGGCCGCTCGACCCCGGCGCCTCGCCCGACGAGGCGGAGTTCGAGGTCGATTGCGGCAAGGGCGTCTACATGCGCAGCCTCGCCCGCGACCTTGCCCGGGCGCTCGGCACCTGCGGCCATGTCGCGGCCCTCCGGCGCACCCGCGTCGGGCCCTTCGACCTGACCCAGGCCATATCGGTGGGCGAGCGAAAATGGCTTGACGGGGAGATTCCGCTAGATAAGGGGGGTGATCTCTGCGATAAGGCCGCGATTATCGCGCACCTGCTTCCTGTCGCGACCGCGCTGGACGACATCCCGGCACTGGCCTTGACGGAAGCGGAGGCGGAGCGTCTGCGACATGGCGGTGCCGTGTCGCCGGGCTCGGCGGAAATGATCCGCCGGCTCGCCACGCTCGGCGAAGGCACGGTCGTAGCCGCCTTCCAAGGCGAGCGACTGGTCGCCCTGGCCGAAGTGGGGGACGGCGCCATCCGGCCGGTGCGCGTGATGAACCTCTAG
- a CDS encoding rubrerythrin family protein yields MASLKGSKTEENLKAAFAGESQANRRYLYFAQKADVEGYNDIAAVFRSTAEGETGHAHGHLEFLEETGDPATGHPIGPTGDNLRAAIAGETHEYTDMYPGMARSAREEGFDEIADWFETLAKAEKSHAGRFQKALDTIGA; encoded by the coding sequence ATGGCGTCGCTCAAGGGATCCAAGACCGAAGAGAATCTGAAGGCCGCCTTCGCCGGCGAGTCGCAGGCCAATCGCCGCTACCTCTACTTCGCCCAGAAGGCGGACGTGGAAGGCTACAACGACATCGCCGCCGTGTTCCGCTCCACCGCCGAGGGTGAGACCGGCCACGCCCACGGCCATCTCGAGTTCCTCGAGGAGACCGGCGACCCGGCGACGGGCCACCCGATCGGTCCGACGGGCGACAACCTGCGCGCGGCGATCGCGGGCGAGACCCACGAATACACCGACATGTATCCGGGCATGGCGCGTTCGGCCCGCGAAGAGGGCTTCGACGAGATCGCCGACTGGTTCGAGACGCTGGCCAAGGCCGAGAAGTCCCACGCCGGGCGCTTCCAGAAGGCGCTCGACACCATCGGCGCCTGA
- the rbfA gene encoding 30S ribosome-binding factor RbfA has protein sequence MTRRRSGGSPPTQRQLRVGEELRHVLAGVLARDELRDPALQGLSITVTQVRVSPDLRNATAYVMPLGGERAADSLAALRRAAPFLRGQVGRAVELRLVPQLDFAIDTSFEHAQRIDGLLRRPEVARDLGGDEAAPDPDDEAR, from the coding sequence ATGACCCGCCGCCGTTCCGGCGGCAGCCCCCCGACGCAGCGCCAGCTTCGCGTCGGGGAAGAGCTGCGCCATGTCCTGGCCGGGGTTCTGGCACGGGACGAACTCCGTGACCCGGCCCTCCAGGGCCTGTCCATCACCGTGACGCAGGTTCGGGTCAGCCCGGACCTGCGCAACGCCACCGCCTACGTCATGCCGCTGGGCGGCGAGCGGGCTGCCGATTCGCTGGCGGCCCTGCGCCGGGCGGCCCCCTTCCTGCGCGGGCAGGTCGGCCGTGCCGTCGAACTGCGGCTGGTGCCGCAGCTCGACTTCGCCATCGACACGTCGTTCGAGCATGCCCAGCGCATCGACGGGCTGCTGCGCCGGCCCGAGGTGGCGCGCGACCTGGGGGGAGATGAAGCCGCCCCCGACCCAGACGATGAGGCGCGCTGA
- a CDS encoding NAD(P)H-dependent flavin oxidoreductase yields MKALQPILISGREVWPLVEGGKGIAVSNGESSGAWAEADGVGTFSGVNADSYDLEGRPIPQTYSGRTRRERHEELIAYAIKGGITQARIAHERSNGGGRIHMNVLWEMGGSERVLHGVLEGAKGLIHGVTCGAGMPYKIAEICARYGVHYYPIVSSSRAFKALWKRAYHRFSEWLGGVVYEDPWLAGGHNGLSNSENPERPESPYPRVVELRRTMVEYGLGNTPIFMAGGVWYLREWEDWLGNPELGPIAFQFGTRPLLTQESPISEAWKRKLVTLEEGDVYLNRFSPTGFYSSAVRNPFLEELKGRSDRQVAYTGEPVGEHDTAFATGARGRLVYLTHSDRDHAEAWVAAGFTEALRTPDSTLIFVTPSAADQIRTDQIDCMGCLSACAFSNWAQTEAGTTGKKADPRSFCIQKTLQAISHSDDVNQQLMFAGHNAYRFTTDPFYRNGFVPTVRELVERVRTGD; encoded by the coding sequence GTGAAGGCTCTGCAGCCGATTCTGATTTCTGGACGTGAGGTCTGGCCGCTGGTCGAAGGTGGCAAGGGCATTGCGGTTTCCAACGGCGAGAGCTCCGGCGCCTGGGCCGAGGCCGACGGCGTCGGCACGTTCTCGGGCGTGAACGCCGACTCCTACGACCTGGAGGGCCGGCCGATCCCGCAGACCTATAGTGGTCGCACGCGGCGCGAGCGCCATGAGGAACTGATCGCCTACGCCATCAAGGGCGGCATCACCCAGGCCCGCATCGCCCACGAGCGCTCCAACGGCGGCGGCCGCATCCACATGAACGTGCTGTGGGAGATGGGCGGATCCGAGCGCGTTCTTCACGGCGTGCTGGAAGGGGCCAAGGGGCTGATCCACGGCGTCACCTGCGGCGCCGGCATGCCCTACAAGATCGCCGAGATCTGTGCCCGCTACGGCGTCCACTACTATCCCATCGTGTCCTCCTCGCGCGCCTTCAAGGCGCTGTGGAAGCGCGCCTACCACCGCTTCTCGGAGTGGCTGGGTGGCGTCGTCTACGAGGACCCGTGGCTGGCCGGCGGCCATAACGGCCTGTCCAACAGCGAGAACCCCGAGCGGCCCGAATCGCCCTACCCGCGCGTCGTCGAGCTGCGCCGGACGATGGTCGAGTACGGGCTGGGCAACACGCCGATCTTCATGGCCGGCGGCGTCTGGTACCTGCGCGAGTGGGAGGACTGGCTGGGCAATCCCGAGCTTGGCCCCATCGCCTTCCAGTTCGGCACCCGGCCGCTGCTGACCCAGGAAAGCCCGATCTCGGAGGCCTGGAAGCGCAAGCTGGTGACGCTGGAGGAAGGCGACGTCTATCTTAACCGCTTCTCCCCGACCGGCTTCTACTCCTCGGCCGTACGCAACCCGTTCCTGGAGGAACTGAAGGGCCGCAGCGACCGCCAGGTCGCCTACACGGGCGAGCCGGTCGGCGAGCACGACACCGCGTTCGCGACCGGCGCCCGCGGCCGCCTCGTCTACCTGACTCATTCCGACCGCGACCACGCCGAGGCCTGGGTCGCGGCCGGCTTCACCGAGGCGCTACGCACACCCGATTCGACGTTGATCTTCGTCACGCCGTCGGCGGCCGACCAGATCCGCACCGACCAGATCGACTGCATGGGCTGCCTGTCGGCCTGCGCCTTCTCCAACTGGGCGCAGACCGAGGCCGGCACCACCGGCAAGAAGGCCGACCCGCGCTCCTTCTGCATCCAGAAGACGCTGCAGGCGATCAGCCATTCCGACGACGTCAACCAGCAGCTGATGTTTGCCGGCCACAACGCCTATCGCTTCACCACCGACCCGTTCTATCGCAATGGCTTCGTGCCGACCGTGCGGGAACTGGTCGAGCGGGTGCGGACCGGGGACTGA